The Haematobia irritans isolate KBUSLIRL chromosome 1, ASM5000362v1, whole genome shotgun sequence DNA segment GTCTTTTGGGCTAATATTGCCAGTATGctcaaatttggattttttacaattttctcccAAATCCCTAGTTCTAAAATGCTAATAGGTGAAGAAAATAAGAATTATCTTATAGCTTTtacttatgtttttttttgccttttggCGTATTTAAATAATTAGCTTTTTGATTTCCTTTTCGATTTTGTGTTAATGGTGCTCATGATGTAAATGTTGGTGATTTGTGTATTAAAACCGGAAACTCTCTTCACGATTAAAGAAAGAGATCGTCATGAAGTTCAGGGCTGTTATGGAAGATGGCGAATATATGAAAGAATTTCTTAATATCATTGTAACACTATCCAAACTGACCAAAGAATGTGTTATCAGCATAGAGAAAGACAAATTACACTTCATTGCAAATGAAGAGTCTGGAACCACAGCCCCCTTGGTATGGGTAGATATagatgcaaaattatattttcctcAATATCGCCTGGAATTGGTTGACGAAAATCATCCACAAATAATGCTCTCGGTTTCACCAGCAAATCTGAGCCTTGCCCTATCCTCACTGCGCTCCCATCATGCACGTAACTGTAAGCTGAAATTGTTACATGTTCAGTTTCCTTGTTTACGGATCGAAATAGATGTCTTGACACAAAATGGTGAACAAACTCGGCAAACCTCACATGATGTGCCAGTTACTGTAATACCACGAAGTGATTGGGACTTTTACGAATTGCCACAGAAACCAAATTGTAAGGTGGTGTTGAATGTACCCTCGAATCGTTTGATGCGGGGACtcattgataaaattaaaaacctcTCACCAAcagtaattttttatgcaactTCTGGTGGTGAAATGAATCTGGTGGCTGAAACAGAAATGGCAACCATAACTACAAGATACAAAAATTTGGATATAAAAGAATTGAAGCCTTCCGAGGACGAAAGAAATAAGGAACAAATCGAAGCTTCATGTTCAGTAGATTGTAAAAAGACTTCAATATTTTTCTCTGCCCTGCAAGTACCTACAGGTGAATTAGCATGTGGCATTGACGATGATCGTCTGATACATATGGAAGTGAATATAAGGAATGGTATTGACATACATTCCATTTTACCAGCAGTTTGTGTATAATTCGCATTACTTTTTGGATTTTTGGGTGTCATTTCCCTTTGATATCTCCAtatgtaaaacaaatttttaataaacatttgATTATTGAATAATAACATTAAAGTCTTCGTTTTTATTTGATCATAAAAAGTGCAACATTATCAAAATTGCACTTTTTATAAGCGTCATAATCATATATTCTACTTTCAGAATAATTTAGGCGGAGAGAAAgtcagggaaaaagtagtgtaacactacGGCCACACTTTTCAACAAACGAATTCAATGTaatatatgtttattttttcattagttcccttttttattttatcaagaaCAATAATAGGATGTTCCAAGTAAGAATGCTTTTTAGTGAATATTAACGTTGGTA contains these protein-coding regions:
- the Hus1-like gene encoding hus1-like checkpoint clamp component, with the protein product MKFRAVMEDGEYMKEFLNIIVTLSKLTKECVISIEKDKLHFIANEESGTTAPLVWVDIDAKLYFPQYRLELVDENHPQIMLSVSPANLSLALSSLRSHHARNCKLKLLHVQFPCLRIEIDVLTQNGEQTRQTSHDVPVTVIPRSDWDFYELPQKPNCKVVLNVPSNRLMRGLIDKIKNLSPTVIFYATSGGEMNLVAETEMATITTRYKNLDIKELKPSEDERNKEQIEASCSVDCKKTSIFFSALQVPTGELACGIDDDRLIHMEVNIRNGIDIHSILPAVCV